The following is a genomic window from Verrucomicrobiales bacterium.
CATCGATGAACTCGAAAAAAGTCTGAATGTCGTCGCGCGCTCCCAACCCCGCTTGCTCCTTCCGCAGCTTCAATAAGGCGCGCAAACTCTCGTCGTTCTGGCGACCGTGATTCAACGCCTGTTCCCGGAAGGCGGACTTCTCGGCGTCGGTGCGTTTCACGTTCTTGGCGACCCAGTCGGCTACCTCCCCGTCCGTGATGGTTGCCTTAACCACAGCGATGAATGCCTCGGCTTCGAGGCCCGCCGCGTTCAGCCACGCCAGATCGAATCCCTTCTTGCCTAGGTTGCCTTGATAGTCCGGATGTAGACGCCCGGCCAAATGCAGGCGGATCTTGTCCACGAAGCGAGGGAGATAAATCCAACCCGACATGGTCTCGCGGGGACTTCGTGGATAGATCAGGGTGCTGTCCGACATTGCCTACATAGTTCCGACGGCCCGCCGAACTGTCAATCTCAGGGAATGGGGGGGAGGGGGATGCGGCAGGGCAATTAGAATTGGGATGAGTCTCGTAAGGGAAACGTCACCCAGGTAGGGAGACACTCCGTTGAGCCCACGAGGGCTCCAGGCACCGTTGCACACGGAGGGTTACCCCCGAGGAGGGCCTCCAACCCTAGATTGTCCCACTGCGCTTATCGCCGCGGCTCCTTCAACCCTTTCAAACGTGGGGCATGCATGGGCTCGACGGAGTCTCTCCCTACCTTGCGGTCATGACTGCGTTCACCTCATTCTCAGCCTCTGGGTTTAGGGGGAAGGTTGAGCAGCCCTCTGCCGCTTTTGTCCCGGGACGGAGTCGTAACCCCCGGGATTTTACCCACTTCGAACCATACCTGGGGATGTGGGGTGTGATCATTTCTCGGTGAGGGCGTATCCGCCCCAGGAACGATTCCCGACTCCGTCGGGTCCTGAAAAGCTGTAGAGGGCTACAGCACTCCATAGTCACACCTGGGGAGGTTAAGGTATTACCCGTTCGACGCGGAGCAGGCGGCTGGTGTCGGTGCCCAATAGAGTGAAATACTCCGTAACGGGGAATGCACCCGGGATGCTCTCGATCTCGGTGTAGGGACCTTCCGGATTGACGCTCTCGAGGATTCGATAGGTGGCGCCGGCCAACCCCGGCCAGCTCAATCGCAAGATCTGGCTGCTCCACGGCGACACATCCAAACGGAACGGAACATCGACCGCGAGAGGTTTGGTGTGCATCACCTGCTCCACTGAATTGGGCACCCCATCTGCATCCGGATCCCCGCTCCCGGTTGACGCGAGATTCCCAAAGTGGGAGGCCTCCCAGCTGTCCTCCAGTCCATCGCGATCGCTATCCCGAATGGCGACGCCCGAGACGGTGAGGTCCGCACGCAGCACGTTCCCCACGTTTCCGGGTTCCTGATCGCTCACTTCCAGCTTCCAGGTTCCGGCAGTGGATTCGTAAAAATGGGCCACGCTCGAGTAGGTCCAGTCGGCTGGGCCTGCCGAGGAGTCGTTGTTGAGCCGCTGAAGAATGCTGCGGGTGCCGGATGGTGATACGAGGGTGACGCGTAGATCGCCGCGGCGGGAATGGTCTGTCTGCAGCCGCACCTTCACATGCTCCGAGATCAGGGTGTTGGTGATCTCGACGCTGCAGACCGTCGCTAGGAGTCGAAGTCGAACCCGTAGACTGGAGTTGGTGGCGATCATCGCAGCGAGATCGGTTCCTGCGGAGCGGCCCATCATGACGGCTGGGACTGTCGCAAAATCCGTGGACAGCATTTGCGATCGCTCGGTCGTGCCTTGGTTATTGTAAATGAGCACCAATTGCGCACCGGCAGCGGCACAGTTCTGAATTTTCTCCGTGAAGCTGTTTCCGCCGCGCGACACCAAGGCGGCGCGTCCGGTCAGGGAATCGAGGGGCTGGTTGGCCAGTTCAACGGCGGTGATGGGCAGCAGCGCCGTGGGGACGTCCGCGTGGGCGCCGAAGGTGGCTGTGACGGGGATCGAAGCGAGACCCGCCGGCACGTTCGTGCCCGTTACCTCGACCCGGAGCCCATCGTCGGTAATCGCCTTGGTCGAACCCACATTGGTGGCGAAGGTTCGCGTCACCGTTGTGAGCGTGGGTCGAGAGGTCCACTGAAGAGCCCGTTGCACCGCCGCTCCGGCATCGGGAATGCCATAGCCCAGATTGTAACTGACGCGGAGTCCGGCCCCGTTGGTCAACAAGAGCGGATCCGCCAGATCCAGGTGGCGACTGGAAAGCAATAGCGCCTGCTGCACGTCGCGATAGCTCAGGGTCGGATTGGCGGAGAGCATCAGCGCCACCACTCCGGAGACCAACGGCGTCGATCCCGAAGTGCCGGAGAATCCTGACGTGCCGAACCGATAGTCCGCAGAGTCGTTGAGTCCAACCGACGCATTGGCTCCTGAAAAACCAGTGAGATCGGTAGTCACCAGCGAGGGGAAGCTGGAGTCCAGGTTGCTGCTGAAGCCTTCCGCCACCTCGGCGCTCGGCGCGGCGACCAACACACAGGCGCCTGGGTTGCTGTAGCGCGTGGTCCGGCCGTCGCTGCGAGCCGCGGAGACGGTGATGACTCGGGGATCGACGGCATAGCCGTCCGCGTTGGCATCGGCCAGGCTTTTGCGTCCATTGCTGGAGGCGCGAACGATGAGGACCCCGCGTCCGTCCCGACCACTGAACACCGCATTGCTGATCCCAATCTCCTCCAATGGAGGGATAGGATAGAGCGCTGTTCCTCCCGCCCCCCAACTATGGTTCTGCACATGAACGATATTGGACTGCGCTTCGAACATGGACTTCATCTCGACGGTATCGGGATCGAGAACCGACCCTTTGAAGATCACCCAGCTGGCGAACTTGGCTCCTGGGGCTACTCCTGAGACGCCGCGCTGATTATTGCCCTGTGCCCCGATCAAACCTGCCACTGCGGTGCCATGCGAGGCGGTGCTCAGCGAAGGCCCGGCGTTCGGGGTGCCATCGCCAAAATTAAAATGCGGGCCCAAGGAAAAGGGGTCGGCGAGATCGGGGTGGGTCAGTTCCACTCCGTTGTCCACCACGGACACGAGAACATTCTCCCCTCGGGTAGTGGGCCAGGCCGCGCGAATGTTGAGATCCGCCCCCAGATGCGCCGCTGCGGAGTTTCGGTATTCCAGATGCCATTGCTGGCTGAAATAGGGATCGCTGGGGGCGGGAGCATACAGGTCTTGGAGGCTGAAAAGAGCTCTTGCCGCCGGAAAGCAGGCGATGACCTGAGGGAGGGCGTGTAGTTCCTCGGCTTGGATGGCTGCGATCCAAGCATCAGGGGCTTCGAGAACCCACCATCCGGGGTGGATTTCCCGGGGGAGTCGGAGCGGACGTGTGCCAAGCAGGGGTGCGATGGCGGTGCCTGGAGGGACAGCGAGGACCACTCGACGACCTAGCTCCACAGGTTGATCCGGGCGATCTTCTGGCCAGGCGTAGATCCATTGGGCGGTTTGACTGGTGGGCAAATTGGCCCCGATGCCCAGGGGCGCGACATAGGTTCTGCGCTGTGGTTCGCTAAACTGGAATCGATTGGGGGTGGCGCTTGATGATCGTAACTCGCTAATCATCAAAGCGATAAACGTCCCGACCGCTAGGCACAACTTCTTCATGTCACAACACCGATGGCCGGAACCTAACCCGCTTGGGTCCTCCGTTCCAGGGGGAAAGAGACTAGCTCCCTGCTATCGCCATCGTCAGAAGCCTGCCTCGGCTTGAGTTTTCCGAGGCTCGTCACCTCGTTTGTTGCACGGACGACGGGGGGGAATCGTCGAGCAGGACCGCAACTGACCCTACAAATTCCCTTCACTTTAAGATTGCAGGGGTTCCCCAGCTCACTAACCTGAGTGGCTCGAGTTAGCGGTTAACCGGAATTTATTGTGAATAGCGAATACTGTAAGCAAGCCTTGGCAAAAGTGGGAAACCCCAACGTTCTCATCAACTTGGTCTCGCGTCGTGTGCGCCAGCTCAATTCCGGGGGCGGCGGCCTGAGCCGTCCTCTGATCATGGACACGCAGAACATGGGGGCCGGCGACATCGCCTTGGTGGAACTCATCGAGGACAAGATGGCGTTTGAGACCCCGTTGCTGAGCAAGGCATCGGAAAACGTGCCCAGCAAGAAGCGCAAACGCGCTCCCGGTGCGGCACAGCATCCTAGCGCCGTGCGCTAAGGCCGTGACCTGAGACGCTCGCCCTGTCGCGAGCATCTTCCGGACCCCGATTCTGGCTCGGCAGGGTTAAAACCCTGTGGTGGATTCAGGACCGCGTAGGGCCTTTCAAACCTGCTCCGCGGTCCAATGAGCATCGACACCTCCCTGTGGCTGATATTGTCTCCAATCCGAAGGCTCGCCGCGACTACCACATCTTACACACATACGAGTCAGGTATTGTGCTGCACGGAACGGAGGTCAAAACCCTGCGAGCGGGCAAGGCGCAGATCAGTGACGCATTCGTACGTGTGGAGAAGGGGCAAGCCTACTTGTACAACGCCCACATCGAGGAATATCTCTTTGGAAATCGGGTCAACCATGTTCCCAAGGCGGTTCGAAAACTCCTGCTTCACAAAAGCGAAATCCTTAAGCTCGAGGGGTATTCCGGTCAGAAGGGGCATGCGATCTTCCCCCTCTCTTTCTATTGGAAGAACGGCAAGGTGAAGGTTCTGTTGGGGGTTGGGAAGGGCAAGGCTGAATTTGACAAGCGCGACGACATCAAGGAGCGCGAGTCGGATCGTGAGCTCAAGCGGTTGACCATGAAGCATATGAAGGGTCGCTAGCAGCAACCACCGCCGACGTGATGTGACGGCCGTTGTGAGGTTCGCGGAAACATCATCGCATCACGTCGACGGTGGTTGCTGCTAGACGGCATTGACGAGTGTGGGGTGTGGTAGACCTCTGCCGCTTTCCGGCTCCCCCGGAGGGGGATCCCAGCTTCGCTGGTGGGGACTAAAACGGTAGAGGTCTCCAGAACTATAAACCTCGTCGGACCGGTTCCCGATCAACTCTCGCCCTGCCTTACTGGCGTTTCCCATTCAAGCCCCAACGGAACTGATCGCACTCTCTCGTCTCCGTTTCCCCACCCACTCTCGCTTGAGGGTTGAAATCGCAGAAACGTTTCCCTAGCCTGACCGCCATGTTACGGGTTGACGCCGGTGCAACGTGGTATTTCGTGGCAACTTCGGGGTCCTGAGAACTTTATGAAACGATTTTTGATGCTTCCCGCGGTTCTTCTTGGCGTGCTTTGCTTCGTCACCGGATGCAAGCCCACCGCCTCCACCTCTTCCGGTGCGGCGGATTCCGTCATCAAGATTGGAGAGTTCGCCTCCCTCTCGGGTAGCGAGGCTTCGTTTGGACGATCGTCCCACAATGGCACGCTGATCGCTATTGACGAGCTCAACGCCACGGGCGGCCTGCTCGGGCGGAAAATCGAGTTACTGACCGAGGACAACCAATCCAAGGACGGTGAATCGGCAACTGCGGTGAAGAAGTTGATCTCGCGGGACAAAGTGATCGCAATTTTGGGTGAGGTCGCCTCGGGTCGTTCCTTGGAAGCCGCCCCCATCTGCCAGCAGTTCAAGATCCCTCAAGTATCACCATCGTCGACAAATCCCAAGGTGACCCAGATGGGCGACTACATCTTCAGGGTCTGCTTCGAGGATCGCTTTCAAGGCGGGACCGTGCTGGCCAAGTTTGCTTTGGAGAGTCTGCAGGCCAAGCGGGTTGCAATCTTGACTGATGTGAGCGCGCCCTACAGCGCCGGACTTACGACTTATTTCAAGGAGCAGTTTGTCGCCAAGGGTGGCACCGTCGTGGTGGAGCAAAAGTTCACCAAGGATGACAAAGATTTCAAAGCGCAGCTGACGGCCATCAAAAGTCAAAACCCAGATGCGATTTTTCTTCCCGTCTACTATGGCCCAGCGACTTTGATCGCGCTTCAGGCCCGCGAGCTGGGCATCAAGGTGCCCTTGTTCGGTGGCGATGGATGGGAGGCTCCGGAGTTGGTGCAGGGGCCAGGAGCAGCGGAGGCTCTGGATGGCTGCTTTTTCTCGACTCATTTCGCGCCCGACCAAGATTCACCGCAGGCCAAGGAGTTCGTGAAGAAGTATGAGGCGCGCTTCAACGCCAAACCCGATGCGATGGCCGCGCTGGGATACGACTCGGCGATGGTTCTGGCCGATGCGGTCAAACGGGCGGGATCTACTGAAGGTTCGAAGCTGCGAGATGCTCTCGCTTCCACTAGAGACTTCCAAGGGGTAACCGGCAAGATGAGCTTGGATGCCGATCGGAATGCCCGCAAGCCAGCCGTCATCATACAGCTCAAGGGGGGGAAATTCCTTTACAAAGAAACGGTTAACCCCTGAGCGAGTAGAGCGCGGGCATCCCATTTTCAAACCACCGGATGACGGAATTCTTTCAACAGCTGATCAATGGGTTGTCCCTCGGGGCGATGTACGCGCTGATTGCCCTGGGCTACACTCTCGTCTATGGTGTATTACGGTTCATCAATTTTGCCCATAGCGACGTCTTTATGGTTGGGTCATTTGCCGGCTTCTATCTCGGCCGAGGTGTCGCGGAGGCCTCGCTGCTGAACGGGCTGTTGGTGATGATGGGAGCAATGCTCATATGCGCGGGGCTCGGGATTCTCATCGAAAGGTTGGCTTACCGTCCGCTTCGCAATCGATCCAAGCTCACGGTGTTGATCACGGCGATCGGAGTTTCTCTCCTCCTGCAAAATGCCGGACAGCTCATCTTTGGAGTAAATCCTCGTCCGTTTCCGGAGACATTTCCCTCACGTACCTTTGATTTGTTGGGCGTGGTGATCTCGAGCAAGGATATCGTCGTGCTGACGGTGACCTTGGCGCTTCTTGGTGTTCTGGAGTTTGTGGTGCACCGGACCAAGGTCGGGACAGCCATGCGGGCGGTGGCATTCAACCCTCAGGCGGCGACATTGATGGGTATCAACATTGATCTCATCATCAGCTTTACGTTCGGTTTGGGCTCGGCGTTGGCGGCGGCGGCGGGGATACTCTGGGCCTACAAATTTCCTAAGATTGATCCTTTGATGGGTATTACTCCGGGGCTCACGGCTTTTGTTGCTGCGGTGTTTGGCGGCATCGGCAGTATCCAAGGCGCTGCGCTGGGAGGACTCATGATAGGAGTGATCGAGACTTTGGTCCGGGGTAGCAGGTGGTCGACCTGGACCGAAGCGATTGCGTTCATCCTTCTAATCCTAGTGCTGCTGTTTCGGCCGGCGGGTTTGATTGGTAAACTTCAACCTGAAAAAGTCTGAGATGCTGCCCTACTCCCGGATCCTGTTATTGATCGCGCTCGTCTTGAGCGGGGTGCTGGGGTTTGCGCAGGATCGGATTGATGCGTATTTCGTGGACGTGCTGACCCGCATTGGCATCAACATTGTTTTGGCGGTCAGCCTCAATCTCATCAACGGGCATGCGGGCCAGTTTTCCCTGGGGCATGCGGGCTTTATGGCCGTTGGAGCCTATGTAGCGGCGGCACTTACCATGTTTGCTGGCCCGCTGCTTTTTGGGTCGAGCGCGGCCGGGTTGGGGCCCACCCTTTGGTTCCTATTCGCTTTGTTTGCGGGCGGTGCCATTGCCGCTTTGGCGGGTTTGGTCGTTGGGGCACCTTCTCTTCGCCTCAAAGGCGATTATCTTGCCATCGTGACCTTGGGCTTCGGACAGATCATTGCGGTGATCTTCCGCAACATCGAATCGCTTGGCGGAGCGTTGGGATTGAATGGCGTGCCTGCACAGACCAATTTGTTTTGGGTATTCGCTGCGGCCGCGGTGACCATTTATACCGTCACTTCGATCGTGAATAGTACTTATGGGAGGGGATTCTTGGCGACACACGACGATGAAGTGGCGGCTGAGGCGATGGGTATCGATACCACGCGATGCAAGATAGTGGCCTTCGTGGTCGGTGCCTTCTTCGCTGGCATCGCGGGCGGCCTTTACGGACACTTCAATCTAACCATAAATCCCAAAGGCTTCGATTTCACTCGGAGCGTGGAGATTGTGGTGATGGTGATTGTGGGTGGGATGGGGAACACCGCTGGAGTGATTTTGGCGGCTGCTTTGCTGACTTTGCTGCCCGAAGGGCTACGGGTTCTGGCAGGATATTCATTGCCGTTTCCGGGAACGCCTGAAGGGTGGTCCCTTCGCTGGGTTGGCGAGGCGCGACCATTGCTCTACTCAATGTTGTTGATTGGGCTGATGTTGCTTCGGCCTCAGGGGATTTTGACTTGGCGGCGTCGTCCCGCCTCGGCTGTGTGAGCAATCCTCTTCTCCAGCTCGATCAGGTGACGATCCGCTTCGGCGGTCTGACGGCGGTTTCAGAGCTTGATATCTCCATCGGTGAAGGAGAGTTGATCGGGCTGATCGGCCCGAACGGCGCGGGCAAAACCACCGTATTCAACCTGATCACGGGCGTCTATCGTCCTACTGAAGGTAGCCTTCGGTTTGGCGGTGAGTTGAACCTTGGACTGAAGCCGCATCAGATCACCTCGCGTGGCATCGCGCGCACTTTCCAGAACATTCGGCTCTTTGGATCCCTCTCGGTGCTCGACAATGTGCGGGCGGCACTGCGAATGCACCAGGAACACGGGTTGCTGGCAGCGCTTCTGCGCGGCGGGCGCTTTGCGGCGTCGGAAGCGGCGGTGGAGAAGGAGACGATGGAGCTTCTGGAGATTTTCGGGCTAGCAAGAAGCCGACATTCGCTCGCGAGAAATCTTCCTTATGGGGATCAGCGCCGACTCGAGATCGTTCGCGCGTTGGCTACCCACCCCAAACTTCTCCTGTTGGATGAGCCCGCCGCGGGTATGAATCCCACCGAAAAGCAGGAGCTTATGAGGCTGATCCAGTTTATCCAGGGAAAGTACCGGATTGCGGTCTTGTTGGTGGAACATGACATGCCAGTCGTCATGGGGATCTCCAAGCGAATTGTTGTGCTGGACCACGGGATGAAAATTGCTGAAGGGACCCCGCGAGAGATTCGAAGTAATCGCAAGGTCATTGAAGCCTATCTCGGAGAGGAACATTCCGGTGAAGGAGACTAGTGATCATGTCCCCAGGACGAAGGTCTCGATGCTCGAGGTTCAGGACTTGCGCGTCTCATACGGAGCTATTGGAGCGCTTGGCGGCGTTTCTCTCCAAGTTCAGGAAGGGCAGATCGTTTCGCTGATCGGTGCCAATGGTGCCGGCAAGACTACCCTGTTGCGAACCATCTCTGGCCTGCTGCGTCCACATTCGGGAAAGGTGGTGTATGCAGGTGAAATCATCACTCAGCTTCCCGCTCATCAGATTGTTCGCCGCGGGCTGTGTCACGTGCCGGAAGGCCGCATGGTGTTCGCCAACCTGACTGTGTTCGAGAACTTGAAGATGGGCGCCTATCTCCAGACCGACAAGGGTGTGATTGAGCGGGAGTTGGAGTTTGTGTTTCACACATTTCCCCGCCTGAAGGAGCGCTTGAAACAGCTCGCCGGGACGCTGTCGGGAGGCGAGCAGCAGATGCTGGCGATTGGTCGGGCCCTGATGGGTAAGCCGCGCTGCCTGATGCTCGACGAGCCTTCCCTGGGAATCGCTCCGCTGCTGGTCAAATCCATTTTCGAGAAGATCGTTGAGATCAACCGTGAGCATGGCATCACCATATTGTTGGTGGAGCAGAATGCGAACCTCGCCTTGGAGGTTTCCAGTTACGCCTATGTTTTGGAGACTGGGAAGGTCAAGCTGCAGGACGATTCCAAGACGCTGAAGGCGAATCCGGAGGTTCGGGCGGCCTACCTTGGGGGGGCCTAGGTTTACTTGAGGGGATCGAAATGGCGATCTAACCGGTTCATCGTCTTCACCACATCGAGCATCGCCTCTCCCTGAACCGGCACCACGCTACCATCGAAGAAGGAAAAATTCGCGGAGCGGTTGTGCATGAGGAACATCTCCCCGGCGGTGTTGTACTTATTCACCGGCTCGAACGCGGCATCCGACATGGCAAACGGGTTCTCGTTAACGAAAAGCACTTTCTCGCTGGGAGCCGTTACCCAGCCCAACTTCAGTTGGCCGCGGGTGAATCCGCTGTTCTTGCTGAGCTTGCGCTCGGGGTTGAGATAGCCGTTCAAGCTGTAATTGACCCGCAGCGCCGCCCCAATGTCATCCGAGGAAGGGCACCGGTAAGATTTGAACACCCGAGAATCTGCCTCGTTGAAGATTTCTTCCCGAGGATAGTCGGTGACATAGTTGAAAATCGAACCGGACTCGGCGTGGAAAGGAAATTTGGGGTCGGTCCACTTCGAGGCTGTCTTGCTGGGTAGTTCACCTGGCCCGCCTACGACCCAGTCCGTCGGCCGCTTTTGGTAGGTCTGCTTGGTTGTGGATGGCCCGGTCGTGGGAAGCTCGTCCTCCTTCTCATGCGCATAGGAGAAAACCCCATACGTCAATTGTTTCATGTTGTTGCGACAGACGGTCGAACGAGCCTGCTCTCGGGAGCGAGTCAGCGCGGGAAGCAGTAACGAGGCGAGCACGGCAACAATACCAATCACGGTGAGCAACTCAACCAACGTGAAAGCGTCTCGATAAGCTGCACCTAAACAACTCTTCTTTTCAGAAGAAGAACGACAACTGGTTATGACAGGTCGGTTCATGGTGCTTGGGTTTGTTGATTGCACACATCTTTAGGGAATTAGGTGGAGATTTGCAAGGGATAAGTTTTCACAACTTATCCCCAGGTTGTCCCCTTGCCCAGAACCCTACGGCCCAGGTCGCGGGGATCCTCCTTGCGGCCGTCCACGGCCGCCTTCTGGAACCCCTGACGTCCTGTACCGCTTTTGGACAGCATACATCGGGCCGCCCGCTCGTCGAGTTTAGGGGGTAGGCACCCAATTCGCTGGTCGTTCGACCAAGTGGAGCAGGTTCCCATCGGCGTCAGGGAAGAAAAGCACGCGGCCACCGCCTCCGGCGGGCTTGATAGGCTCGGAGAACACGACGCCGCGCTCCGCCAGATGGGCCTGGGCGGCTTCGATCGACTCCACCCGCAGGGCGAGGTGACGCCACCCCCCCAATCGATTGTAGCCGGTCTCGGGCACACTATGACTCCCGGGGTAGATCTCAATCAGAGCCCCCCCGGGCAGAGCAATCAGGTAAGCCGGCGGATTTTGCCCGTTAGTGTAGACCACGGTGGCTCCCAGGCTGTGTTCATACCAGGAACAGAGCTGAACCGGGTCTTTGCTGGCGAGGCCGATATGCTCCAATGAGAGGTTCATGCTGTCATTCAACATCATCGGCTTCAGGAAGACACGTAGAAATACGATGGTGAACATGTGAAAGTACCAGGCAACCTCGCCGATGCTCTCCCACCCCTGGCGGCCTTGACGGTGTTGGAGGGCTTGAGCTACGTTGCGCGCACGTTCAACAACTTACCTATGCAAAACTTCTTCCCGATCCCTAATGTGATCGAACAGACCGGCCGCGGCGAGCGGGGCTACGACATCTATTCCCGGCTACTGGTCGATCGCATCGTGTTCCTTGGCACCCAAGTCGATGATAATGTGGCGAATGTCATTATCGCCCAGCTGCTTTTTCTCCAGATGACGGATCCTAAGAAGGACATCCACCTCTACATCAACTCTCCGGGTGGGAGCGTGACGGCGGGATTGGCCATCTACGACACCATGCAATTCCTCACGTGTGACGTGAACACTTATTGCATCGGGCAAGCGGCCAGCATGGGAGCTGTTCTCCTCTGTGCCGGCACCAAGGGCAAGCGATTCTCCCTGCCGAACTCAAACGTCATGATCCATCAGGTGCTGGGTGGCGCCGAGGGGCAGGCGAGCGATGTGGAGATCCGGGTCAAATACATGCTCAAGCTCAAGCAGCGCTTGAACAATATCATTTCCAAGCAC
Proteins encoded in this region:
- a CDS encoding ATP-dependent Clp protease proteolytic subunit, translating into MQNFFPIPNVIEQTGRGERGYDIYSRLLVDRIVFLGTQVDDNVANVIIAQLLFLQMTDPKKDIHLYINSPGGSVTAGLAIYDTMQFLTCDVNTYCIGQAASMGAVLLCAGTKGKRFSLPNSNVMIHQVLGGAEGQASDVEIRVKYMLKLKQRLNNIISKHTGQTYDTVEKACDRDNFMSAEEAKAFGLVDEVVVSRKEVPGLPDKTSVTS